atcgatagaaataaaatttatgtacaCTTTACGCTCTTCAGACCCCAATTATATCGTTGTTATTGTTGGATTATGCATTGTCTTGTGTTAGGTAAAGTGTGTCGCTAATTAGAAAAAGGCCGGCCGGCCGGCCGGCCGGTTCGATTAGATCACTTTGTCTCATTTTTTGAACAAAGTTGTTGTAGCTTTTTATGCAGTTATCCCAGCAAGAAACAGCTGCGgctatttatttgtttttgaacgaattttctttcaattattcTACATTTAGAAACAGCTGCGGCTATTATTTGTTTTTGAACgaattttctttcaattattcTACATTTATTTACTttcatatcaatatatatatatatatatatatatatatgacgacttacataaaaaaatataattgggtaaaaagaaaatatagaaaagaATTTGTCAACTAAAGATCTTCACCAAGTATGTAATGACTGGATAAAAGAAAATGATTAATCTGCAAAAGTAATTAATAAGAAATGTTTAAGTAAATTTTACAATAAGATGTGCGATAAAATTTTAGCAACACCTTGTAAATATCAAAGTAGGAGCAGGCGTTTGGGACATTTcgattgaattttttatttttaaattgaggAAATTACAATTCAAGTAAATTTGAATTGGGTTGAAAATTTTAGGTTCACATTaatcaatttggatattttgaatttttgaagtcGACTTTTAAACCTTTAAGATGATCTTATTAGGAAGGATAATAATTGCGAGAAAAAAAACCTTTTTTACCGACAATCATAAATTACCTATTGTTTTCATACTCATTATGAGGTAAATATAATGTGTATGTTCAGATTATTTATCACCTTTTGACCCTCGCCTTTACTATTCATAGTTACTGTCCTAAAATTGACaacttaatatatatttttctctaaaaataaCATTTAACATCTTATTCTTAAACTTCCTATCCATAATAAACCTGATATTCAATTCGTAATCCAAAAATCTAAACTATATATAGAAAAGGTTGGAACCTTAAATTGACCCAAACTATGCCACACTTGGTAACATAATACACAAATGGAAGAGCTTTGTGACCGTTAAAAAGGCCAATTCAATTATCTCAACAGTTGAATATATCCAAACACAAAAAGTCTTATTGTCAAAGCACAGCGTCACTTCATTTTTTTCAACCATTTCCATGCCCAATTATTATTAGCCCTCAGTCAACCTtctcttctataaatacccctTTCTCTTTTAATTCCCCATCAAGCTAACATTTCAATCACCAAATTCTCTCTtctaaaaatcttgaaattttttaattgcGAAATAAATAATGAGAATCGGGCATTTCTCTCCATCGCGTCCTAGTTCACCTTCTAATGATTCCCCTTCACGTCATACTACCTTTTCGCAAACTTTGATGGAGGATACAATTAGCGACGCTGGAGCAATCATAAAAAAATGGGATCTCGATACATCCTCTTCTACTTCATACAACAGAGTCGCTAATCTTTTCAGAGATTATCGCGAAGAAGCGATAAAATTTCTTGATGCTGTTACTAACTTGCAACATTGTATGCATTTTGTTATTAAAGAAAGTTCTAGCTCGGAACTTCTTGTTCAGGCTCAAAGTCTCATGCAAATTGCAATGAAGAGACTTCAGAAAGAAATGTACACTATTTTATCAGGGAATCGCTATTTTCTAGACTCTGAAACTCTGTCAACTCGATCCTCAAGACAATCAACACGGTCCAGTGTTTCCGACGAAGATGATCACGATGACGAAATCAATGAGATAGCTAACACTGAGGTTTCGACTCGAGCTTCTGATATTGTGAGAGTCTCTGAACTTGTTATGGCGAATTTAAAAGCAATAGCGGATTGTATGATTGGTGCTGGTTATGGAAAAGAGTGCGTTAAGATTTATAATCTTAATCGAAAATCAGTGATCGATGAGACTTTGTATTATTTGGGTGTTGAAAAGTTAACCTCTTCACAAATTCAGAAAATGGATTGGGAAGTGTTGGAGAAGAAAACGAAGAATTGGTTAGGTTCTGTGAAAATAGCAGTGAGTACTCTGTTTCACGGCGAGAAAATTCTGTGCGATCATGTTTTCTCCGCCTCTGAAGCAATCAGAGAAACTTGTTTCTCCGAAATCGCTAGAGAAAGTGCTCTCACGCTTTTTGCATTCCCAGAACTGGTAGCTAAGTATAAGAAATTATCTCTTGAGAAAATGTTCACTGTGCTCGATCTCTACAACTCAATTTCCGAGCTCTGGGATGAAATCGAGTTGATTTTCAGCTTCAGTTCGTTGGAGATCGTCAAATCTCAGGCGGTAGCGTCACTGGTGAAAATCGGCGAAGCTGCCCAATTTATGCTTTCGGAGTTCGAATCGGCGATTCAGAAAGATACGTCGAAAGCGGTATCAGGCGGCGGTGTCCATCCTCTAACCCGCTACGTCATGAACTACCTAGTTTTCCTCGGCGATTACAGCGGCGCTTTCGCCGAAATCATCGTCGATTGCCCACTGTCAGTTCAATCGCCATTGCCGGAATCTTACTTCATGAGTCCAACTTCCGACGAAGATGACTCGCCGTCCTCCGCCGTATCCGTCCGGCTAGCGTGGCTCGTCCTCGTCCTCCTCTGTAAACTTGACGGCAAAGCTCAGATCTACAAGGACGTTTCGTTATCCTATTTGTTCTTAGCAAACAACCTAAACTACGTCGTTTCGAAGGTGAAAAAATCAAACCTGAAGTTTCTACTCGGATCCGATTGGTTATCAAAGCACGAAATGAAGATCAAACAATACATATCAAACTACGAGAGGATGGGATGGAACAAAGTGCTGACGTCATTGCCGGACAATTCAACGGCCAAGATGTCTTCACCGGAAGCAAGAGAATGgtttttcaaattcaattcGGGTTTTGAAGAAGCATACCGAGTGCAGAGTTCATGGATTATACCCGATCCAAAACTCCGAGACGAAGTTAAGATATCGTTAGCTAGAAAGATTGTTTCGGGTTATCGGATCTTTTACGAAAAGTACAGGGAATCACTGAGAAGTGGCGGAGTAAAGTCAGTTATCAGATTTGCCCCTGATGATTTGCAAAATTACTTTTCGGATTTATTCTATGGCACTGGGTTTTCGGAGCAAGGAACGACGGCGTACGGGTCAGCTTCGCCGTCGACGTCAATTTCAACGTCGTCATCTCCGTCACATGGCCGTTAAGAATTAACGGAAGAGGTTGTCTATAAGCAAtaacatttttattattattattgaattttgTGGTTGTACTGGTTACAGGAGAATcatattcttttatttaaatGAAAATAGAATACTTGGTGCATATAGTTTTGTCTATTATTTCCTCGGTACGTTTTAATTTATTcactatattaataataatttatttttttacttatataattttaaaaaatgaaaaaataatttatcacttAGTTCATAATTTATTCATACTATTAATTTTAATCACATTTTTTCAgagaattaaatttattattttaaaaaatttatatgataaaaatatcattttatttcttattttttaaacagTATGTCAAATCAATATTTCCACTGTCCTATATTCCTtatctatttttctctttataCGTTACCCTTAAGATATCACAAGTCTTCCCCTTAAGATATCATTAGTAAGACTGACATTTTTACTATtctattatttaatatttttttaatatactcTATTTATATGTCTTATTTATCAATATCAAAATTTATAATGAAGGatctttataatatttatacttttaagaagaattaatttgaaggataaattaaaaaaaaatattaattaattttactttaattttattaatttacaagtattttaaaatatattaatttgattgtgattgtgagtTGTGACATTGATTAAAGTGCTATCCATTGTGAATGGAGTTGACGAATTCCAACAGAAACTGGGAAAAGGTCACCCAACTCcgtatattttaaattattttggtaTTCATAGTTTCATATGTATTCAACTAACAACATCATAACCACTTCTACCGGTACATGAGGAGGAGGATGTGTATTATTCGatacttataaaaaaaaattatttgattaaaataTCGTATTGAAGTATAtagttatttatataatttattaattattataatatcaataattatataatttagtatttgtacaaaattaattatttagaagTTAGAATATTGACTATTTTATctgatttgaaatattttttggtGTACTTGACTAATAAAGAAAAttgtttgtattttcttttgaatatttCTAGTATAATATAATGGAGAtatatttcttgaaaattcaaagtCATGATACTCTATTATATGTAAGTCGAAGTTAAATAAATTATGATCACTAATTTTAtcatgtaaaaaaaattcaaaatcaaatttaaaaatttcaaattataccaaattagttttatatcataataatagaatatttttaaaaataaaaaatcatgcaAGAAATCAGGGAATGAGCGAGAGGAAaaaaatacaatgcacctctgtaaaggagaaaaaatataagaagaaaAGGACAAGAAGACGAAACCTTTTAAACATAGAAGGGCAAAGTTAATAGATATACCTTATTTGgttttcatattttcaatttgGTGTTTAGTGGTTTATGTATTGCTTTGACTTTGGGAGTAAAAGTAGTTTGAGTAAATGATTATTGTAACACTAGCAATTCAAGGAACCATTGTCTTTTTGTCCAATAAAAAAAGTACTGCTTGGATGAAGAGGGAAATGCCTATGCTTTATTCTTCTGAAGGTGGAAAAAAAAGAGGTCTCGTCACTTCGGTGAATTACTTGAGTCCTGATACATTTTTAGTGAGAtgcaatatttaaaaaaatatttactatttatagtaataatatttttttattaaatatttataatatatttataatacaattttaatacatattatcgagaataatttataaagcacatataatacaagttttattcatggataatatatttatcacacactttaatacacttataatatattttataaatttcttaataaacaggtataatatattttacaacaattataatacatttatattgtatgcataattcacttttaatacacaacatatttatcatagtattgtcATAAatgttaataaataaaaaaatattgctaaaatcagtaattatttattaaaaattactcatcaaagtaatttttttgaaaaattatgggGAAAACTACACAAATGGACTCAATTGTTAAATTATTTACCGTTCCATAGTCCACCCCAAAGTAATTTCCTTAATACTCATTCGGCCTAAAATATTTACAGCCCATACCCCCCTTTAACTTAGCTCAATTTCGTCAAGCCTCCTTTAAATTTAGGCTCAATTCGTCTCAGCCAACTCTTTTGTCCTATTATTAATTACACAAAATAGACccaattgtgaaactatttattcaaattgaatccaacccaaactatttacccttaATAGACTCATTACTCAAATTATTTACCTTTTTATCCCActttctccttttattttcGCGTATTACATCATGCTGACGCCAGCATCACTGCACTAAAATAATCTTCTATGATACTCCAtcagtatattgataccatatggATATTATATAGGATTGAACTTAATTTTCCATGATACTCCGTCTTTATATTGATAatctatcggtatcatataggattgagctctttttttaagaaagaaaataaaacaattaagagaaaattattaaaatcacaatcttatttattaaactctaaattagtagaaaatatattctttgtgatactccatcggtatattgatatcatatAAGATTGAGCTTAATCCTCTTTGATACTCTGTCGATATATATCACCCTAttggtatcatataggattgatctctttatttaagaaataaaagtaAAACGATTAAGagttattaaaatcacaatcttatttatcagactctaaattagtagaaaatatattttttgtgatactccgtcggtatattgatatcatatAAAATTGAGTTTAGTCCTCTGTAATGCtccgtcggtatattgatactcTAACTGTATCATATAGGGTGGCCGTTGACGTCAGTATGATGTCAGCGCGCGAATTTTAAATAAATCtatatcattttaaaataaaaggagggtatgaaagtaatgagatATTTAAGGGTAAATACTTTCCCTTTTTAGGGTATAAgtattattttctctatttatttttgttcttttctcatttgtttttttgtcctaccattaattatttttgttctttcttcattcattatttttattttctcatttatgatttttattcttttttattttatcctttaTTAGAGATACTATTTGGTAATATTTTTGTAATGACCTGGACCCGTCGTTATGGATAGGCTAAGGAAAAAGAAATTTGGGCCACAAAAtttcgggtagtaacttcagaAAATTTAAGCCTGGGCCAGACTTAGATGAATTATGAGTCAGGCGAGGTATGGGGTGACATGGTGATAGGTGAAAGATTGGATCggtaattttattaaattagtGGATATCCAAGACAATACGGAGCTGTTACGGATTCACAGAATCTCAattgggtgagtaaaactccccAAATTGCCTTTGGCGTGAAGAGTATGATTTAAGTTGTCATGGGATGGAAGTATGTTGTAAAATAGGAGTCTGGAGCTCAAGTCCCGAGCTCACTGTCTCCGCCTATCCCGCTAGAGTGgggccgccagagcgggatggtcccTCTGTGGTGGGACAGTCGCGAAGTTAAGTCGGTATTTTCTGGATACACTGTTCCTAAAAAGTAAAGAGACGACCCAGGATGATTTGTATCATTTTTCCATGGATTCTTGCACTAAAGGTAAGATTTGTACTCCCTAAGCTCATAATTTGATTTCTAAAACCCATAAGCTAGAATGGGTGATCATTGTGGGAGGGTTTTGGActgaaactaatggtggaaaatagccctagggtggggttaggatcatagGTTTTGGCCTGGGAggggaattatgttataatttatgtgaattaggccattgtattgatcatttgtgtatatgtgacttgttTTAAACCAAAAACAAGCACAACAAACCCGGAAAGGGAAAACTCTTGCACCTTAGAGTTTGTGAAGctcgaattcgaggtaggtgatagttTTATTTCATATATGTGTTTCATATGCTTGCTAAATTGCTTTATggtatgcatgtgtgtatatgaataggaaaacatgctaggaaatatgtgaaatgatcattaTTGGCCTATTTTGTGATGTCCTATTCTTGTCGATACAATGTTGATCATTGATGGTAAATTGTGATTTCTTTGTAtgttggatcgggtgtcatgtttcgacacatatttggatcaggtatcATATTTCGACacacatttggatcgggtatcattCCGACACAACCTTGGATCGgctgtcacattccaacacaaattaattatttgtaggtcccatgagaggacccttatgtgaaaatGACATGATATTGTAATTGATGAAATGTGACCTTATTGAGTACTGATTGAGATGAAAATGGTTAAGTATTCTATACATATGTGCTTACTATGTTGGGTTTACTTGTGCATGAATCGCTTACTGGCTAGCTTCGTGATTCTACTAGTATActattgattttgtgtactacaCTAGCTTTGTCTTTGtcgagtacagggcatattcagtcgattgcggagagacctcgcctAGAGGAGTGATTaggttcgagttcaagggtgagctattctttcAGACTGCCGTGGACTCTCTCTTCTATTCTTGTCCTTTTTCCTGAACTAAGATTTCCAACACTGGTTTAGTTTCATGACTATGTTTTTGGGATTGCATTCCTTGGTATTAGACTTGAtgttgttagagttttggtatgatcgactttcagttcctagaatAATTTTCCgcatattttaaattgttgattGAATCTTtcctgagtttatggggacttaGACCTATTTCTCTAGTTAAGACTGCTTCtacatcattattttatttttctactgCGTGTGTTATTGTTGGGATGTTataatggttctcccaccggagggttagtgtgggtgtcaaCCACGGCGAGCCAGGGTCGTGATAAAGTTGGTATCATAGCCCTAGATTCGTTGATCTCgtcgtaccaaaatgagtctattaAAGTCTTGCGGAATGGTATGGAGACGTCTGCACTTTTCTTCAAGAGACTACAagttttaggaaaagtttctcTATCTTCTTTCCTTCGTGCTATGAAttgatttcaattggtatctggtgatccaaattggtatctaatttCATTCACTCTCTTGTCCACTGATGGTTAATACTCGCTATAATGGTGTACGACCCGTAACTCTAGTGGAGCCAGAGGAGGAGCCAGCTATTTGAGGGCATGTCTAATGTAGGGGAAAAAGAGGGAGACGTGGCAGAGGCAGAGGGAGAGCAGCACCCGCTAGGGTGGAGGTTCCAGTTGAAGAGGTGCTAGTAGGTGAGGCCCATTCCGCTCTCTAAATGAGTTAGAAGAGAATCTAAAGGTTGGGGAAGAAGAAGGAGTTGCCGAATAGGAGGAAGACACCCAAGCTAGGGCTGTCGGTCGTCCCCTCTGGACCCCATACTAGCGTATCAGATTATGGCCTTTCTAAGTGGGTTGGCTGGCACTAACACCATTCTTACCATGCCCGCAGCACTAGCTCTTGTTACTCGCTTCTGCTGCTGCAGCTACACTAGTAGATGACGTGGTAGGCATTGATGCCTTCTTCAGACCACTAATAGGGCCTGTTATGACCGACACtaagcatgacatgctcaccaagtttCTAAAGCTTAAGCCCCAATTTTCCATGGTTCTGAAAATGAGAATGCATATGAGTTCATCCTTGATTTCTATGAGAGGTTGCACAAATGGGGCATTGTATATTAGCATGGGGTagagtttgtgacttttcaaCTACAGTGCGAGggcaagcagtggtggagggaTTATGTGAAGTGTCATTCACTATTGtcaaaagataatatttttaggGCAAAAGCAGCCTAACCAGAAGAGTGCGCAACAAGTCCGTGTCCCTCACCTAGTTCATTTTCGCACTTTGTTTATAAAACACATTTATCAAGTGCGTTTTATGTGTTGCGCGACTTGTGTACATAAATCACATTTGACAAATGGATTTATGTGTTAAGTTAAAAAATGGCCTGAAATGGAATAGGTCTGCATTGCGGACTGGCCCTACCACGGTACCCGATTTTCAGTTTTAAGTGAGGGGCATTTCAAACTTTTCTCcacccctcctatacttaaTCCACGACgtttgaggtcatttttgacCTCATAACTATTCCTAAGATTATTTATTCTATCATTTATGCTAAACTAACAAAAGAAACTAGtgctagggttcaaggatttcaagcTAGATTCTTGCCAATTTGTTTGTCTGTATTcatccaggtatgtaaggctaaactaaagcatggaCCTTGTTTTTACATGTGCCTCATggttgtgataggttgatttgtgaatgaattgagttctcatgattgtgtttcttgagtatttccttaattttaatatattttacataatattgcatAATTGATGTTTTCTACAAACttttttcttgaacaaatgatttgaactacttatttcataaaccctaataacatttttgactaatattggatgtatatgcctaaggattgagtctagagccttaaacttgtgaatgcatgattgtgattgggatgtgagcataatgatagtcttgatgaacttgatagtcctttatatctTCATAATTGAAGCTGATTAAATGGTTTCTACTgaatattgttataaatgattgtcccaactacttttaaataaatgattaggaatgattggataattGATTCGTTaaaaggattgattggataaAACTAATGAACTGATAAGAGTATGAGACTTATTGATTGGCTTGATTAGGATTGATTATCTTATGAGAATTGAGtattgggaggagtatcgatcacccaattgagtaagagtaagtaataattcAAACTCAACAACTACGtagccaaacgtaggagaggattgaaccgttaaatcagatatttcctattttattatcatAAAAAGATAGGGcttgattgattgttggatccatgattggttgattcatccCTTACCATGGCAAAGTAATGGATGGTTGTGGCAACAACCTAGTTGTAtaatcactggctcataagttaTTGTTGTCagataagaaaaactctcatataggtcttaatagtactttgattagattggattggattgtatatgattggtccctatctaaaccttactcttactttagatttatgaCATCCTAATTGAGTTTCTTACTCTtgattgagttacttgagttgatgttattctactttATTCATgctttattctgccatattatatactcgtacatttcacgtactgacgcTCATTTAGACCTGTATCATTTAATGATGCATACACaggttctagagatcatcaacaggcgcaccgttgaggatTTGTTCACATTCCAGCTAATTGGTGAGTTCTTCTTGCTTTCAAAGGATACCATTCTTTTATCATCTATCTTTAGAGTTTagacttttacttttattttgattaaggtAGACATGAACCTATTATTGGCACCACttagacagttgatagaggctttatagactagattgttgatgtATTGATTGGATATTTTCTTTTGTCTAGTCTCATTCATACTATttttgttgattggattagatagattgttggcctttggccttattctataaATTATCTATTTGAATATCATCTTGAGTTATTTTCTtgatgagttaattcttctgcTGATAGAgtgttgattgaatgaatgtatgAACAGGCCAAGTGATTCTCTAAGTGTCTGCcacgcctaggataccctctcaGGGTGTGATAGAGACATTATTTTTACGGTGTAaagtgtgaggtgtttactGACCGCCACAGTTTGCAGTATGTATTCACCCATAAGGGTTCTAACTTGAGACaagaaggtggatggagttgctcaaagactatgatgtcaccattcAGTATCATCCAAGTAAGGTTAACGTGGTAGAAGACGCATTGAGCTGGAAACTGGTTAGCTTGGGCAATTTAGACTGTTTGGGAGCTTGCAAGTGGCCCCTGACTAGAGAGATTCAGGCCTTAGAGGCCAAATTCATGAGGCTAGGCATCTAAGAGAAAGGTGGGGTGATGGCCAgtgttgatctaaggcccacttttatTGAAGAAATAAAGACCAAGAAATTTGAGGATGTGAACTTGGATGAGATTAGAGAAAAAATTTTGATGGGCAAGGCCCTAGATGTAATACTTGATGCAGGTGGGGTACTcaactttaggggaaggatttgtgttctccAGGTAGATGGTTTAAGCAGAAGAAATTAAATGAAGTACTCCAGATACCGAACTGTCTCACGACGTTCTGAACCCAGCTCAATCTAGAAAGTATTGCTCGAGTCCCTTGGTTCAAGGTACTCTATTAATCTGGGAGTgaccaagatgtatcaagacttaaaATATCTAGATTGGTGGccgggtatgaagaaagacataacCAAATATGTTGCTAAGTGCCAGAATTGCCAGCAGGTGAATTATAAGCACCAAAGGCCTATAGGTTTGCTCCAAACAATTCTCATTCCTGAATATAAATGGGAAATGATAGCTATGGACTTCGTGATGGGACTCTCCAAGACCTTGGAgaagtatgattctatttgggtggtggttgacaaaTTGACAAAGTCAGTCCACTTCATTCCGGTTAGAGTGGGCTACAATGCACAACAGTTGGCAAGGATCTATGTGAAGGAAATAGTAAGGTTGCACGGGGTGCTCCTTTCCATCATATCAGGCTGTGGTACAAAGTTCACCTTTAAATTTTAGGGAAAACTACATGAGGAGTTGTTCACTCAACTCACATTCAGCACAACCCTTCATCCACAAACAGATGGATAGTCAGATACGACAATCTAAGTGCTGGAAGATATGCTGAGAGAATGTGTGATGGATTTTAGGGGGACATTAGGGTAAGTTCTTATgtttgtgtgagttctcctataaAAATAGTTACCACTCCAGTAATAAGATGACACCATTCAAATACCTATATAAGAGGGGATGTAGGTTTTCcgtagggtggtttgaagctaGAGAAGTAGAGCCTTTGGTTGTAGACTTAGTAAAGAATGCTCAGAAAAAAGTAAGGAGCATCCAAGATAAACTTCTAGTAGCTTAAAGTCGTCAAAAAGAGTATGCTGACCGCAAGGTAAGGGGCATGACTTTTCAAGCTGGTGAGTAAATtcttctaaaagtgtcacccattaaaggagtaatgagatttggtaagaagggcaagctcagtcctcactatattggcccttttgagattcttgacTGTGTAGGGCTAGTGCCTTACAAAttgccttaccacctagcttgtctAGAGTACATATGGTGTTTCACGTGTTTATGCTGAAAAGGTACCATGGGGATGGagattacatcattaaatgggatTTATTCTTGTTAGACAAGGATCTTCAATACGAGGAAGAGCTAGTGGCAATCTTAGATAGTGATGTCCGGAAGCTAAGGACCAAAGAAATTAAGTCTgtgaaaattcaatggaagTATCTTCCAGTAGAGGAATCTACTGAGGAGACCGAACaagacatgcgagacaagtTTCCCCAACTGTTCGTCAAatcaggtactactctatctcaGTCTTAGCCTATTTTTCCTAGTTGGTCACTCAAGTATGAGTGATAGGTatattggtatctattataatgatctACTTCTTTTGTTATAGGTGAGCCAATAGGGAAGAAATTTGGGACAAAAAAACTTATGTAGTGACTTTGGAAAAATTGAGCCTAGGCTAGACTTCGACGAATTCTGAGTTACGTAAGGTCTAGGGTGATTCAGAAATGGATAAAGGATTGAACCTATGGTTTGAGTGATTCAattgatagccaagatgatatgaAGCCTATACGGCTTTACAAAATCATATTCAGGTGAGTACAACTCCCGAAATTGAACTTGATGTGTAGGGTAAACGTTAAGACATCATGGGATGAGGGTATGTTGTGATATGGGAGACTTGGAGACTCGTTAGAGCTCTATGTCTCCACATATCCCACTAGGGTAGGGCCACCAGAGAGGTATGATTCTTCTGTGGTGGAACAGACGTGACTTAAAGTCAGGAAAAAGTCCAAAACGATTTATA
This region of Solanum dulcamara chromosome 9, daSolDulc1.2, whole genome shotgun sequence genomic DNA includes:
- the LOC129902979 gene encoding exocyst complex component EXO70H1-like codes for the protein MRIGHFSPSRPSSPSNDSPSRHTTFSQTLMEDTISDAGAIIKKWDLDTSSSTSYNRVANLFRDYREEAIKFLDAVTNLQHCMHFVIKESSSSELLVQAQSLMQIAMKRLQKEMYTILSGNRYFLDSETLSTRSSRQSTRSSVSDEDDHDDEINEIANTEVSTRASDIVRVSELVMANLKAIADCMIGAGYGKECVKIYNLNRKSVIDETLYYLGVEKLTSSQIQKMDWEVLEKKTKNWLGSVKIAVSTLFHGEKILCDHVFSASEAIRETCFSEIARESALTLFAFPELVAKYKKLSLEKMFTVLDLYNSISELWDEIELIFSFSSLEIVKSQAVASLVKIGEAAQFMLSEFESAIQKDTSKAVSGGGVHPLTRYVMNYLVFLGDYSGAFAEIIVDCPLSVQSPLPESYFMSPTSDEDDSPSSAVSVRLAWLVLVLLCKLDGKAQIYKDVSLSYLFLANNLNYVVSKVKKSNLKFLLGSDWLSKHEMKIKQYISNYERMGWNKVLTSLPDNSTAKMSSPEAREWFFKFNSGFEEAYRVQSSWIIPDPKLRDEVKISLARKIVSGYRIFYEKYRESLRSGGVKSVIRFAPDDLQNYFSDLFYGTGFSEQGTTAYGSASPSTSISTSSSPSHGR